The Malus domestica chromosome 10, GDT2T_hap1 genome contains a region encoding:
- the LOC139188638 gene encoding flavonol 7-O-beta-glucosyltransferase UGT74F1-like: MHRSPSTSIAFETISDGYDEGGILQAETIEAYLDSFKKVGTNTLIELLGKLSGSGNPVDCNVYDAFMPWPLDVAKKFGIGEAVFFTQSCAVDNIYYHVQQGLLKVLCLLTLKFCFLDCHHFSP; this comes from the coding sequence atgcataGGTCACCATCCACCTCTATTGCATTCGAAACCATTTCCGATGGCTACGACGAAGGTGGGATTCTCCAAGCTGAAACAATTGAAGCCTACTTGGACAGCTTTAAGAAGGTAGGGACAAATACGTTGATCGAGCTTCTCGGAAAGCTTTCGGGCTCAGGGAACCCCGTTGATTGTAATGTTTATGATGCGTTCATGCCTTGGCCTCTAGATGTTGCTAAGAAGTTTGGGATTGGTGAGGCAGTTTTCTTCACTCAGTCTTGTGCAGTGGACAACATTTACTACCATGTCCAACAAGGACTGCTCAAAGTTCTCTGCCTCCTGACTCTGAAATTTTGCTTCCTGGATTGCCACCACTTCAGCCCTTAG